A genomic stretch from Neospora caninum Liverpool complete genome, chromosome III includes:
- a CDS encoding putative ribosomal protein L15 has product MYKRKSKRRRGRGDKSNAKGIRWKHVHQQAGRYKGPRSRTFEGGKLPLYRRIPKWPDAWLARQRKVLEPLNLAKLRTFIESGRLDTRFTITQRHLHDSRCVKVKNGVRLFNVNDYPFPYKVSIEVAGADQSSIDAIRRVGGEVIIVYRNPLNLRAHIKPYKFEVLPKTARPNLEMVHYLEKMRARGCVVKYVKPQWLIDEEKSLKTELAEFEAEALIAKGQAIERGDPDLRESVDDLQQRLLKRFRLRETLAAELLRQQEAREKEENEDETRE; this is encoded by the exons ATG TACAAACGCAAGTCcaagagacgccgagggagGGGAGATAAAAGCAACGCGAAAGGCATCAGATGGAAGCATGTTCACCAGCAGGCTGGGCGTTACAAGGGACCCCGCAGTCGAACCTTTGAGGGTGGGAAGCTGCCTCTCTACAGGCGTATTCCCAAGTGGCCAGACGCCTGGCTTGCCCG GCAGCGGAAAGTGCTGGAGCCACTGAATCTAGCAAAGCTGCGCACATTCATTGAGAGCGGCCGTCTCGATACGCG GTTCACCATCACCCAGCGGCATCTTCACGACAGTCGCTGCGTGAAAGTGAAGAATGGCGTTCGTCTTTTCAACGTG AACGACTACCCATTCCCCTACAAAGTCAGCATCGAAGTGGCCGGGGCTGACCAGTCGTCGATCGACGCGATTCGCCGTGTTGGCGGCGAGGTCATCATTGTCTACCGGAATCCCCTCAATTTGCGGGCTCACATCAAACCGTACAAGTTCGAAGTTCTTCCGAAAACA GCGAGGCCGAATCTCGAAATGGTTCACTACCTGGAGAAAATGCGGgcgcgcggctgcgtcgtGAAATACGTGAAGCCGCAGTGGCTGATCGATGAAGAAAAGAGCCTAAAAACAGAGCTCGCAGAGTTCGAGGCAGAGGCGCTCATTGCAAAAG GGCAAGCCATTGAGCGAGGCGATCCGGACCTCCGCGAAAGCGTCGACGACCTTCAGCAGCGCCTCCTGAAGCGCTTCCGCCTGCGCGAGACGCTGGCAGCGGAGTTGCTGCGCCAACAAGaggccagagaaaaagaagagaacgaggatgAAACGAGAGAGTAG